A stretch of Candidatus Krumholzibacteriota bacterium DNA encodes these proteins:
- a CDS encoding glycosyltransferase family 4 protein gives MRILAINWRDIRNPEAGGAELHLHEILSRLVHGGHEATLIAAAWPGCEAEASIDGVRVLRRGHWYDANLVLPVFARRHMRHNEYDVVVEDINKLPFFMPLFTKTPVVATIPHLFGTTVFREAGVPIGLYVLFLEKFIPRVYRASRFMVISPSTRDDLVARGVPADRIDVILCGLDHDTWRHLDIERHDRPTIVHLGRLRRYKSVEVALRATKIVRCSRPDARLVIVGDGPWRPALEKEAASLGLGDGVEFRGFMEHEELVRLLNRSHLLFNPSPKEGWGLTVVEANACGLPVVASDRPGLRDSVIDGETGFLVPYGDETAFAEKALELIENDPLWRRMSAAALARVKELTWERCALESEALFRRVAGGGKEAR, from the coding sequence ATGAGGATCCTCGCGATCAACTGGAGGGACATACGCAACCCCGAGGCGGGGGGCGCCGAGCTGCATCTGCACGAGATCCTCTCGCGCCTCGTGCATGGCGGGCACGAGGCCACGCTGATCGCCGCCGCATGGCCCGGATGCGAGGCGGAAGCGAGCATCGACGGCGTCCGCGTCCTCCGGCGGGGACACTGGTACGACGCCAACCTCGTTCTGCCCGTCTTCGCGCGGCGGCACATGCGCCACAACGAATACGACGTCGTCGTCGAGGACATCAACAAGCTGCCCTTCTTCATGCCCCTCTTCACGAAAACGCCCGTCGTCGCCACGATCCCCCACCTCTTCGGCACGACGGTCTTCCGGGAGGCCGGCGTCCCGATCGGCCTCTACGTGCTCTTCCTGGAGAAGTTCATCCCCCGCGTCTACCGCGCGAGCCGGTTCATGGTGATCTCCCCGAGCACGCGGGACGATCTCGTCGCCCGCGGCGTTCCCGCGGACCGGATCGACGTCATCCTCTGCGGGCTCGACCACGACACGTGGCGGCACCTGGACATCGAGCGCCACGACCGCCCGACGATCGTCCATCTCGGCCGGCTCCGCCGGTACAAGAGCGTCGAGGTGGCCCTCCGGGCGACCAAAATCGTCCGTTGCTCGCGACCGGACGCCCGGCTCGTCATCGTCGGCGACGGCCCCTGGCGGCCGGCCCTCGAGAAGGAGGCGGCGAGTCTCGGTCTCGGGGACGGCGTCGAGTTCCGCGGCTTCATGGAGCACGAGGAACTGGTCAGGCTGCTGAACCGGTCGCACCTCCTCTTCAACCCGAGCCCGAAGGAGGGGTGGGGACTGACCGTCGTCGAGGCGAATGCCTGCGGTCTGCCCGTCGTCGCCAGCGACCGGCCGGGGCTCCGCGATTCGGTGATCGACGGCGAGACGGGGTTCCTCGTCCCCTACGGCGACGAGACGGCCTTCGCGGAAAAGGCGCTCGAACTCATCGAGAACGACCCGCTCTGGCGGCGGATGAGCGCGGCGGCGCTCGCCCGCGTGAAGGAGCTCACCTGGGAGCGCTGCGCACTCGAATCGGAGGCGCTGTTCCGGCGGGTCGCCGGCGGGGGAAAGGAGGCCCGGTGA
- a CDS encoding NAD-dependent epimerase/dehydratase family protein: MSRTAVVTGAAGFIGSHLSERLLSEGWTVRGIDSFTDYYSPARKRLQIETARRARGFTLVEADLNDCDLDRLLDGADVVFHLAAQAGVRRSWGREFHLYVDANIRATQRLLEALRTRPARLVFSSSSSVYGETTELPMREGHRLRPVSPYGATKLAGEHLCELYRANFGLSYAALRYFTVYGPRQRPDMAFSTFITAALDGRPIEVYGDGRQTRDFTYVDDAVEANLLAAGYGGAERIFNIGGGSRVSILDVLDRIASLTGTALDIRFLDRAKGDVIDTWADTSLARVELGFSPRVGFEAGLARETAWYEKRRGGREEGSEA, from the coding sequence GTGAGCCGGACAGCGGTGGTCACGGGCGCCGCGGGATTCATCGGCTCCCATCTCAGCGAGCGCCTGCTCTCCGAGGGATGGACTGTCCGGGGGATCGACTCCTTCACCGACTACTACAGTCCCGCCCGCAAACGGCTGCAGATCGAGACCGCCCGCCGCGCCCGGGGTTTCACGCTCGTCGAGGCGGATCTGAACGACTGCGATCTCGACCGGCTCCTCGACGGCGCCGACGTCGTCTTCCATCTCGCCGCACAGGCGGGCGTCCGCCGGAGCTGGGGACGGGAGTTCCACCTCTACGTCGACGCGAACATCCGCGCGACGCAGCGCCTGCTCGAGGCGCTCAGGACGCGCCCCGCGCGGCTCGTCTTCTCGAGTTCGAGCTCGGTCTACGGCGAGACGACCGAGCTGCCGATGCGCGAGGGACACCGGTTGCGCCCCGTCTCCCCCTACGGGGCGACGAAGCTCGCCGGCGAGCATCTCTGCGAGCTCTACCGGGCCAATTTCGGGCTCTCCTACGCGGCGCTCCGCTATTTCACCGTCTACGGACCGCGGCAGCGCCCCGACATGGCCTTCAGCACCTTCATCACCGCCGCCCTCGACGGGCGGCCCATCGAGGTCTACGGCGACGGCAGGCAGACGCGCGATTTCACCTACGTCGACGACGCGGTCGAGGCGAATCTCCTCGCCGCCGGCTACGGCGGGGCGGAGCGGATCTTCAACATCGGCGGCGGCAGCCGCGTCTCGATCCTCGACGTCCTCGACCGTATCGCGTCGCTGACCGGCACCGCTTTGGACATCCGCTTCCTCGACCGCGCGAAGGGGGACGTCATCGACACGTGGGCCGACACCTCGCTGGCGCGGGTCGAGCTGGGATTCAGTCCGCGGGTCGGTTTCGAGGCGGGGCTGGCCAGGGAGACCGCCTGGTACGAAAAGCGTCGCGGCGGGCGTGAGGAAGGGAGCGAGGCATGA
- a CDS encoding flippase-like domain-containing protein, whose translation MSPIARSRLLRALKIAVSAGLIAFLVARISPRTIASSLGRIDGPYLVAASAVFFLSSLLGALQWRMLLDGGGVPLSFRRAFQLYFVGLFFNNFLPANVGGDAVKIFDVVHDGNDPHRVFAVTLLDRVAGITALCLLALAASTALLPLGVIDNLPVYMLVFAGCILPVALLAANRRLSGGVRRLLGQIRFRGIGERIDSVVGHLGGFRAMRSLMIRAMLLAMTVQALRVATHVLVGRALGVTAGAETLLGFYVIVPLLGLVMTLPISLNGLGVREGTGVVLFAGLGIAGSQAFLMEFITYVVQVAVSLLGGLFFLARQLGRR comes from the coding sequence GTGAGTCCGATTGCCCGTTCCCGCCTCCTGCGGGCGCTGAAGATCGCCGTGAGCGCGGGGCTCATCGCCTTTCTCGTGGCCAGGATCTCGCCCCGGACGATCGCGTCCTCGCTCGGTCGGATTGACGGGCCGTACCTCGTCGCCGCGTCGGCCGTCTTTTTCCTGAGCTCGCTGCTCGGCGCCCTGCAGTGGCGGATGCTCCTCGACGGCGGCGGAGTGCCGCTCTCCTTCCGGCGCGCCTTCCAACTCTATTTCGTCGGCCTCTTCTTCAACAATTTCCTGCCGGCGAACGTCGGCGGGGACGCGGTGAAGATCTTCGACGTCGTCCACGACGGCAACGACCCGCACCGCGTCTTCGCCGTCACGCTCCTCGACCGCGTCGCGGGGATCACCGCGCTCTGCCTGCTCGCCCTGGCCGCCTCGACGGCCCTCCTGCCGCTCGGCGTCATCGACAACCTTCCGGTCTACATGCTCGTCTTCGCCGGCTGCATCCTGCCCGTCGCGCTCCTCGCGGCGAACAGGCGGCTCTCGGGGGGCGTCCGCCGGCTGCTCGGGCAAATCCGCTTCAGGGGGATCGGCGAGCGGATCGACTCGGTCGTCGGCCATCTCGGCGGTTTCCGGGCGATGCGGTCGCTGATGATCAGGGCGATGCTCCTCGCCATGACGGTGCAGGCGCTGCGGGTGGCCACGCACGTCCTCGTCGGCCGCGCCCTCGGGGTGACGGCGGGGGCGGAGACCCTCCTCGGCTTCTACGTGATCGTGCCGCTGCTCGGCCTCGTCATGACGCTCCCGATCTCCCTCAACGGCCTCGGCGTCCGCGAGGGCACGGGGGTCGTCCTCTTCGCCGGACTCGGGATCGCCGGCAGCCAGGCCTTTCTCATGGAGTTCATCACCTACGTCGTGCAGGTGGCCGTCTCGCTCCTCGGCGGGCTCTTCTTCCTCGCCCGCCAATTGGGCCGACGGTGA
- a CDS encoding glycosyltransferase family 2 protein, with product MIADRTHFVSMVIPLLNEEESLEELYRKLTAMLESAAAGHEMLFIDDGSTDRSLDILRMLRAKDRRVKIVSFGRNYGKSAALAEGFKAARGDVVVTIDADLQDDPDEIPGLVAMLDDGWDLVSGWKENRKDPISKTLPSRVWNTMVSLVSGIKLHDFNCGLKAYRGEVVKRVRVYGDLHRFIPVLAGWEGFRVTEKPVSHSARRFGRSKYGASRFLNGIFDMMTVWFITRRSSSPLHFFGRVAAVFFAAGGLVTLYFFAVWLAGRGLRVRPLMVGGLVMIVIAVQIASFGLLAELFTWRAEKTFAIREYEVDD from the coding sequence ATGATCGCGGACCGGACCCATTTCGTGTCGATGGTGATTCCCCTCCTGAACGAGGAGGAGAGCCTCGAGGAGCTCTACCGGAAACTCACCGCGATGCTCGAGTCGGCGGCGGCCGGGCACGAGATGCTCTTCATCGACGACGGCTCGACCGACCGCTCGCTCGACATCCTCCGGATGCTGCGCGCGAAGGACCGCCGCGTCAAGATCGTCTCCTTCGGCAGGAACTACGGCAAATCGGCGGCGCTCGCGGAGGGATTCAAGGCCGCCCGCGGAGACGTCGTCGTCACGATCGACGCCGACCTGCAGGACGATCCCGACGAGATCCCCGGCCTCGTCGCCATGCTCGACGACGGCTGGGATCTCGTGTCGGGCTGGAAGGAAAACCGCAAGGATCCGATCTCGAAGACGCTGCCCTCCCGGGTCTGGAACACGATGGTTTCCCTGGTGAGCGGCATCAAGCTCCACGATTTCAACTGCGGGCTGAAGGCCTACCGCGGGGAGGTCGTCAAGCGGGTCCGCGTCTACGGCGACCTGCACCGCTTCATCCCCGTGCTCGCCGGCTGGGAGGGCTTCCGGGTGACCGAGAAGCCGGTCAGCCACTCGGCCCGCCGCTTCGGCAGGAGCAAGTACGGCGCGAGCCGCTTCCTGAACGGGATCTTCGACATGATGACCGTCTGGTTCATCACGCGGCGCTCCTCCTCGCCGCTGCACTTCTTCGGGCGGGTCGCCGCGGTCTTCTTCGCGGCCGGAGGGCTCGTCACCCTGTACTTCTTCGCCGTCTGGCTGGCGGGGAGGGGACTGCGCGTGCGGCCCCTGATGGTCGGCGGACTCGTGATGATCGTCATCGCCGTCCAGATCGCCTCCTTCGGGCTTCTCGCCGAGCTCTTCACCT
- a CDS encoding DUF2723 domain-containing protein, producing the protein MSDRTLRRLLAAAVFFASLLAYVATMPPTTSFWDSGEFIATSYILGIPHSPGTPLYVLVGRVFSMLPIGMSVAERVNFLSVVFGALGVLLTYLISASALRFMFGRPVDKLTRFIHLAAPAVGAFYLAFSDTYWRDSTEAEVYSLSAFVMGLCTLLALRWLANPSGAVDEERRRALVEEKGEQEAARTVERLNRQGASHARNLVLLIVYLLSMGIGFHLGTILVYGGVFLALLAVREKTFSNFELLVFTFGMAVVVADMTMHKQSNLTVIGLVIFAVLVVWSVMRGGRFALWASLLFALGISVHLFLYIRSGLNPAIDEVDPETWRALYAHLRREQYPPMNILNRKASLFFQLGHFWGYYKQQFRMFNDLFIGPFNLAMAAVMIPTFLGLYGVWEGFRREKKSWIVIFSSLLLNSLGLILFLNFSDHEVRERDYFYGGGFYFFTMFIGIGTGSFLMLLRSQAREAARDAFRSVVPLGAVLLVFSMLPAHAQWHEHDRSDNYIARDYAYNMLAALEPDAIIFTNGDNDTFPLWYIQTVEKFREDVRVANLSLLNTNWYIEQLRDEYPKVPISLSDPEIERLRPIALRSGGVAWKRDLAVQHIIQENNWKQPVYFAVTVPQEVWKPYADYLEMQGMVRRLVPYKKEFNNNYFLMARNFRDIYSFRGVLDGEMKADDSMYKDADTRGMFINFAVAAFQLGQGNYLDGNYEEAVRWTELSLEFSPGFEFSEQYLGLYLMNAGRNEEALAHYEKLVREKPGVGKHWLMLSSVYERTGDMPRALAVLLEGTKAVPNERTLFEYGFRLAAMLGQRDIAVDVVKRWVESHPADKQFADLYRDIDRVLEQEYGFGRAADSIDGGTQ; encoded by the coding sequence ATGTCTGACAGGACCCTGCGTCGGCTGCTCGCCGCGGCCGTGTTCTTCGCCAGCCTCCTCGCCTACGTGGCGACGATGCCGCCGACGACCTCCTTCTGGGACTCGGGGGAGTTCATCGCGACCTCCTACATCCTCGGCATCCCCCATTCCCCCGGCACGCCCCTCTACGTCCTCGTCGGACGTGTCTTCTCGATGCTGCCGATCGGCATGTCGGTCGCGGAGCGGGTGAATTTCCTCTCGGTCGTCTTCGGCGCCCTCGGCGTGTTGCTCACCTACCTGATATCGGCGTCCGCCCTGCGTTTCATGTTCGGCCGCCCGGTCGACAAACTCACCCGGTTCATCCATCTCGCCGCGCCGGCGGTCGGCGCGTTCTACCTCGCCTTCAGCGACACCTACTGGCGGGACTCGACCGAGGCGGAGGTCTATTCCCTCTCCGCCTTCGTCATGGGGCTCTGCACGCTGCTCGCCCTCCGGTGGCTGGCCAATCCCTCCGGGGCCGTCGACGAGGAGCGGCGGCGCGCCCTCGTCGAGGAGAAGGGGGAGCAGGAGGCCGCCCGGACCGTCGAGCGACTGAACCGCCAGGGGGCCTCGCACGCGCGCAACCTCGTTCTTCTCATCGTCTATCTCCTCTCGATGGGGATCGGGTTCCACCTCGGGACGATCCTCGTCTACGGCGGCGTCTTCCTCGCCCTTCTCGCCGTCCGGGAGAAGACCTTTTCGAACTTCGAGCTGCTCGTCTTCACCTTCGGGATGGCCGTCGTCGTCGCCGACATGACGATGCACAAGCAGAGCAACCTGACCGTCATCGGGCTGGTGATCTTCGCCGTCCTCGTCGTGTGGAGCGTGATGCGCGGCGGACGCTTCGCCCTCTGGGCCTCGCTCCTCTTCGCCCTCGGGATCTCGGTGCACCTTTTCCTCTACATCCGCTCCGGGCTCAACCCGGCGATCGACGAGGTCGATCCCGAGACGTGGCGCGCCCTGTACGCCCACCTCCGGCGGGAGCAGTACCCGCCGATGAACATTCTCAACAGGAAGGCGTCGCTTTTCTTCCAGCTGGGGCATTTCTGGGGGTACTACAAGCAGCAGTTCCGCATGTTCAACGATCTCTTCATCGGCCCCTTCAACCTCGCCATGGCCGCCGTCATGATCCCCACCTTCCTCGGTCTCTACGGGGTCTGGGAGGGGTTCCGGCGCGAGAAGAAGAGCTGGATCGTCATCTTCTCCTCGCTGCTCCTCAACTCGCTCGGTCTGATCCTCTTCCTGAACTTCTCGGACCACGAGGTCCGCGAGCGCGACTATTTCTACGGCGGGGGCTTCTACTTCTTCACGATGTTCATCGGCATCGGGACGGGCTCGTTCCTGATGCTCCTGCGTTCGCAGGCGCGCGAGGCGGCGCGCGACGCGTTCCGGTCGGTCGTGCCGCTCGGCGCCGTGCTGCTCGTCTTCTCGATGCTCCCGGCGCACGCCCAGTGGCACGAGCACGACCGCTCGGACAACTACATCGCGCGCGACTACGCCTACAACATGCTCGCCGCGCTCGAGCCCGACGCGATCATCTTCACGAACGGCGACAACGACACCTTCCCCCTCTGGTACATCCAGACGGTCGAGAAATTCCGCGAGGACGTCCGCGTGGCGAACCTCAGCCTGCTCAACACCAACTGGTACATAGAGCAGCTCCGCGACGAGTATCCGAAGGTGCCCATATCCCTCTCCGACCCCGAGATCGAGCGGCTCCGTCCGATCGCGCTCCGCTCGGGGGGCGTGGCCTGGAAGCGAGACCTCGCCGTGCAGCACATCATCCAGGAGAACAACTGGAAGCAGCCGGTCTATTTCGCCGTCACCGTCCCGCAGGAGGTCTGGAAGCCCTACGCCGACTACCTCGAGATGCAGGGGATGGTGCGACGGCTCGTGCCCTACAAGAAGGAATTCAACAACAACTATTTCCTCATGGCCCGGAATTTCCGGGACATCTACTCGTTCCGCGGCGTTCTCGACGGGGAGATGAAGGCAGACGATTCGATGTACAAGGACGCCGACACGAGGGGGATGTTCATCAACTTCGCCGTCGCGGCCTTCCAGCTCGGGCAGGGCAACTATCTCGACGGGAACTACGAGGAAGCGGTCCGCTGGACGGAGCTCTCCCTGGAGTTCTCCCCGGGATTCGAGTTCTCCGAGCAGTATCTCGGGCTCTACCTGATGAACGCCGGCCGCAACGAGGAGGCCCTCGCCCATTACGAGAAGCTCGTCCGGGAGAAACCGGGCGTCGGAAAGCACTGGCTGATGCTCTCCTCGGTCTACGAGCGGACGGGAGACATGCCGAGGGCCCTCGCCGTGCTCCTCGAGGGAACGAAGGCCGTGCCGAACGAGCGCACGCTCTTCGAGTACGGCTTCCGTCTCGCCGCGATGCTCGGACAGCGCGACATCGCCGTCGACGTGGTGAAGCGCTGGGTCGAGTCGCACCCGGCCGACAAGCAGTTCGCCGATCTCTACCGGGACATCGACCGCGTCCTCGAACAGGAGTACGGGTTCGGGCGCGCCGCCGATTCGATCGACGGGGGGACCCAGTGA